The proteins below come from a single Desulfitobacterium metallireducens DSM 15288 genomic window:
- a CDS encoding DivIVA domain-containing protein, whose product MPMTPIDIRNKEFRKGVRGYQTEEVEKFLDMVSKEFEVVYSENFELREKVQRFEQELKQYKQLEGTLQQTMVLAQQTAEEVKLSARHEAELMIKTAEQEKAQRFIEAQKKITEVNEEIEDLFRRRELIRTQLKSFLHAQLNLAESFNKESELSIDSLKLIKSQDNGLNLAE is encoded by the coding sequence ATGCCGATGACTCCGATTGACATCAGGAATAAAGAGTTTCGTAAAGGGGTTCGTGGCTACCAAACGGAAGAAGTGGAGAAGTTCCTCGATATGGTCAGTAAAGAATTTGAAGTCGTTTATAGTGAGAATTTCGAACTTCGCGAAAAGGTGCAACGCTTTGAGCAAGAACTTAAACAATATAAACAGCTTGAAGGGACGTTGCAGCAGACAATGGTACTCGCTCAGCAGACAGCCGAGGAAGTGAAGCTATCTGCACGCCATGAAGCTGAACTGATGATCAAAACTGCTGAACAAGAAAAGGCGCAACGCTTTATAGAAGCGCAGAAAAAGATAACTGAGGTTAACGAGGAAATTGAAGATCTTTTCAGAAGAAGAGAGCTGATTCGGACACAATTAAAGTCATTCCTACACGCACAGCTTAATCTTGCAGAATCTTTTAATAAGGAATCCGAACTTTCAATTGATTCTCTTAAGCTAATCAAGAGTCAAGATAATGGTTTGAATCTTGCGGAATAG
- a CDS encoding RNA-binding protein codes for MNHWIDRNVLGFWQEKEMRLEAAHLLDLADEAIDNSLSVRTPFLGLSLAQWFEGVIQKESLSYKAQGGFSDSERVCYFLGQNGQDLDQVQNGITLLEVLSTDPHVALEHRQILGSLMGLGLKRELIGDIHSGIRGMIVAVVDEIADYLLQEWRMAGRANIRVERVQGELNLREDPGEERRITVASSRIDAIVASGFNVARGVVQEWIRQGKIKRNDLMISKPDLEVKSGDVISCRGYGRLRLRDASETRKGRIGWSIIVFQTQKH; via the coding sequence ATGAACCATTGGATTGACCGAAATGTATTAGGCTTTTGGCAAGAAAAAGAGATGCGTCTTGAAGCGGCGCATCTCTTAGATCTTGCGGATGAAGCAATAGATAATTCGCTTTCCGTAAGGACACCTTTTTTGGGATTGAGTTTAGCGCAATGGTTTGAGGGAGTTATCCAAAAGGAATCGTTAAGTTATAAGGCACAGGGTGGATTTTCAGATTCAGAGAGGGTATGCTATTTCCTCGGTCAAAATGGACAAGACCTAGACCAGGTACAAAATGGGATCACTCTATTAGAGGTGCTTTCAACAGATCCCCATGTCGCTTTAGAACATCGACAAATTTTAGGGTCTCTGATGGGTCTTGGCCTAAAGAGAGAACTGATTGGGGATATCCATTCTGGAATTCGTGGGATGATCGTCGCTGTTGTCGATGAAATTGCAGATTATTTGCTTCAAGAGTGGAGAATGGCGGGACGGGCCAATATTCGTGTCGAGCGAGTTCAAGGAGAACTCAATCTCCGTGAAGATCCTGGAGAAGAGCGCCGAATTACTGTTGCTTCTTCACGGATTGACGCCATAGTTGCTTCAGGTTTTAATGTTGCCCGAGGCGTTGTTCAAGAATGGATTAGACAAGGAAAGATTAAACGCAATGATCTAATGATTAGCAAACCCGATTTGGAAGTGAAGTCAGGGGATGTTATTTCTTGCCGAGGATATGGACGATTACGCCTTCGTGATGCAAGTGAGACTCGCAAAGGGCGGATTGGCTGGAGTATTATTGTTTTTCAGACACAAAAGCATTAG
- a CDS encoding YggT family protein: MFVYSVIDKVLMLLGYAIVLEALMSWVPQLSNSKFGSILYDITEPLLRPFRRFQIGGAGFGIDLSPIIAYFSIYLIRVIVLPLIFGLLQELGL, translated from the coding sequence GTGTTTGTTTATTCTGTCATAGATAAAGTTTTGATGCTTCTTGGGTATGCGATTGTCCTTGAAGCTCTTATGTCATGGGTTCCACAGTTATCTAATTCAAAATTCGGAAGTATTCTTTATGATATTACCGAACCGTTGCTAAGACCGTTTAGAAGGTTTCAAATCGGGGGAGCGGGCTTTGGAATTGATCTTTCTCCAATTATCGCTTATTTTTCGATTTATCTCATCCGAGTCATTGTTTTACCTCTAATTTTTGGCCTTTTACAAGAGCTAGGTCTATGA
- a CDS encoding cell division protein SepF gives MAKILDKVIGIMGFADEEDDEELLEEEVSEKDAQDEPRSSSRKSAQVVSIHTQKQVKVVVIEPTSFDESQNIADQLKNRRPVIVNLENADHNLAKRIVDFVSGATYALGGNMQKVGQGIFLFVPNNVDISGESHETIKEKGFSWSLSSK, from the coding sequence ATGGCTAAAATATTGGACAAAGTGATTGGAATTATGGGATTTGCTGATGAAGAGGATGATGAAGAACTTTTAGAAGAGGAAGTAAGTGAGAAGGACGCTCAAGATGAGCCTCGATCTTCAAGCCGAAAAAGCGCTCAAGTTGTGAGTATACATACTCAGAAACAAGTTAAAGTTGTTGTGATAGAACCCACCTCTTTCGATGAATCTCAGAATATCGCGGATCAGCTTAAAAACCGCCGACCCGTTATTGTTAACTTAGAGAATGCAGACCACAATCTTGCGAAACGAATTGTTGATTTTGTAAGCGGCGCTACTTATGCCCTTGGGGGTAATATGCAAAAAGTGGGTCAAGGAATCTTTCTTTTCGTTCCTAATAATGTAGATATTTCAGGAGAGTCGCATGAGACAATTAAAGAAAAAGGATTCTCATGGTCATTGAGCAGTAAATAA
- a CDS encoding YggS family pyridoxal phosphate-dependent enzyme, with protein sequence MSIENNLKQIYQRMGKAAEGASRGLQEIKLLAVSKTMKVEAVREAYQAGQRVFAENRVQEWLEKAPALPKDCEWHLIGRLQTNKVKYLNDNITLIHSLDRLNLLKTLEEQGTRRDIIWPVLVEVNTARDPDKAGLMREELEDFLNAIADCSHVQAFGLMTIGALEATPEETQGFFRELHQIRDVLQKKKIPHVNLDELSMGMSRDFELAIAEGATIVRVGRQIFGDRQAMNKPANI encoded by the coding sequence GTGAGTATAGAAAATAATTTGAAACAGATTTACCAAAGAATGGGTAAAGCTGCAGAAGGTGCTAGCCGGGGACTGCAAGAAATTAAACTTCTGGCCGTGAGTAAGACGATGAAGGTAGAAGCAGTTAGGGAGGCTTACCAAGCTGGGCAACGTGTTTTTGCTGAAAATCGAGTCCAAGAATGGTTAGAAAAGGCTCCTGCTTTACCGAAAGATTGTGAATGGCATTTGATTGGACGGCTGCAAACCAATAAAGTTAAATATTTGAATGATAATATTACCTTAATCCATTCTCTCGATCGCTTGAATTTACTTAAAACGCTAGAAGAACAGGGAACGAGGCGAGATATTATTTGGCCGGTACTTGTTGAGGTCAATACGGCTCGAGATCCGGATAAAGCGGGGCTAATGAGGGAAGAGCTAGAGGATTTTTTGAATGCGATTGCAGACTGTTCACACGTTCAGGCCTTCGGCTTGATGACGATTGGGGCGTTGGAGGCTACACCAGAAGAGACACAAGGGTTTTTTAGGGAATTGCACCAAATCAGAGATGTGTTGCAAAAGAAAAAAATTCCTCATGTCAATCTTGATGAGCTTTCGATGGGAATGAGCCGGGATTTTGAATTAGCCATTGCAGAGGGAGCGACGATAGTTCGGGTAGGACGACAAATTTTTGGAGATCGTCAAGCCATGAATAAACCTGCTAACATTTAA
- a CDS encoding HlyD family efflux transporter periplasmic adaptor subunit: MKKKSKHTMAKRLLWGGLLMTLIVCSLGWVYRANWMTGSLEIEPAQMGSIDHYVSVKAIFANEEHVIPSPASGKVEFLGKEGQRFRRGEIVAQIYPEGAAPGTNSNQQSVKVSIPKGGLFFQKVDGLESVLTPQSLMEMDLAKILEQQENPQTKADLIQAGAPLGKVVNNLIPTEAFVEVQTTEDLSVGKTIKFNVEGQILSGKIMRKSNTPQGIVVRFNQYLEGTVNERMQEVNWIARPSENGVIISKNALFTKGEEMGVYVVQEGIFQFHKVKVLGENDASVCVENLPQGIPVVQNPRSGIEGLTANVKIPS; the protein is encoded by the coding sequence ATGAAAAAGAAAAGTAAACATACAATGGCTAAAAGGTTGCTCTGGGGGGGGCTGCTCATGACCCTTATCGTTTGTTCCTTGGGCTGGGTGTATCGAGCAAACTGGATGACAGGTTCACTTGAAATTGAACCCGCACAAATGGGGAGTATTGACCATTATGTTAGCGTTAAAGCGATCTTCGCGAATGAAGAGCATGTCATCCCATCTCCCGCCTCAGGAAAAGTAGAATTTCTTGGAAAAGAAGGACAGAGATTCCGGCGTGGGGAAATTGTTGCTCAAATTTATCCGGAGGGAGCAGCTCCGGGGACGAATTCTAATCAGCAATCCGTTAAAGTGAGCATCCCAAAGGGTGGATTATTCTTTCAAAAAGTGGATGGCTTAGAAAGTGTGCTTACTCCTCAAAGTTTAATGGAAATGGACTTAGCGAAAATTCTTGAACAGCAAGAAAATCCCCAAACGAAAGCCGATCTAATTCAAGCGGGGGCTCCCCTGGGAAAAGTGGTCAATAACTTGATTCCAACAGAAGCCTTTGTCGAAGTACAAACGACAGAGGATTTGAGTGTGGGGAAAACGATTAAATTTAACGTTGAAGGGCAGATTTTAAGTGGAAAGATTATGCGTAAGTCAAATACACCTCAGGGAATCGTTGTTCGTTTTAATCAATACCTTGAGGGGACAGTAAACGAGAGAATGCAAGAGGTGAATTGGATAGCACGTCCTTCCGAGAACGGGGTTATCATTTCGAAAAATGCCCTTTTCACGAAGGGAGAGGAAATGGGAGTCTATGTTGTACAGGAAGGAATATTTCAGTTTCACAAAGTAAAAGTTCTGGGGGAAAATGATGCTTCTGTCTGTGTGGAAAACCTTCCTCAGGGTATCCCTGTCGTTCAAAATCCGCGTTCAGGGATTGAAGGTTTGACTGCCAATGTAAAAATCCCATCATAG
- the pnpS gene encoding two-component system histidine kinase PnpS, with the protein MKIKWRILSTYLLATSLTLFLFWLGERAVNREAIVFDWPTFILALILPGGIVYYLTNRLCLRLDKLYTTARSISKGDFSEVYFLDSADEIGKIGKEMITLAQEFKISLQKNTQEAEKVQTILAGMQEGVIALDQVGRVVLVNATAENIFDYTQDDLKGKYFIDVQGYSELEELVQSALEEGKSGVSEITLGERIVRVQVNPFLGEQDQIRPRGAVIVGYDVTELRRLEQVRTDFVGNVSHELRTPLTSIKGFVETLLDGAADDPALRERFLTIIQRETLRLQRLIDDLLTLSRIENRRTDLVVSSSRVQVAYEKIKPVISSYAKAKELELVVELPSDLPAVAMGPDLLSQVLLNLLENAVKYTTTGKIELSASQKDSVVYLEFKDTGCGIPEQDLPRIFERFYRVDKARSREQGGTGLGLSIVKHIVEGSNGKIGITSRLGLGSVFTCELPVAEQGELYEKEK; encoded by the coding sequence ATGAAAATAAAGTGGAGAATTTTAAGCACCTATCTGCTAGCAACGTCGCTGACCTTGTTTTTGTTCTGGCTAGGAGAGAGGGCTGTAAACAGAGAAGCTATTGTTTTTGACTGGCCGACTTTTATTCTGGCCCTGATTTTGCCGGGCGGAATCGTTTATTACCTGACGAATCGCTTATGTCTTCGGTTGGATAAACTTTATACCACAGCCCGGTCAATTTCCAAAGGGGATTTTAGTGAAGTGTATTTTCTCGATTCTGCTGATGAAATTGGTAAGATTGGGAAAGAAATGATCACGCTAGCACAGGAATTTAAAATCAGCTTACAAAAAAATACGCAAGAAGCAGAGAAAGTTCAAACAATCCTAGCTGGAATGCAAGAGGGAGTAATTGCGCTTGATCAAGTGGGCCGAGTGGTCCTCGTTAATGCAACAGCGGAAAATATTTTCGATTATACTCAAGATGATTTGAAGGGCAAATATTTTATCGATGTTCAGGGTTATTCCGAATTGGAAGAACTTGTTCAAAGTGCCTTAGAGGAAGGAAAATCTGGAGTTTCAGAAATCACTTTAGGTGAAAGAATTGTTCGGGTTCAGGTTAATCCTTTTCTTGGGGAACAGGATCAAATACGTCCTCGGGGAGCTGTAATTGTTGGTTATGATGTGACAGAACTTCGCAGGTTGGAGCAAGTACGGACTGATTTTGTGGGTAATGTTTCTCATGAACTGCGAACCCCTTTAACCTCGATCAAAGGATTTGTTGAAACGTTACTTGATGGTGCAGCTGATGATCCAGCACTTCGTGAACGCTTTTTGACGATCATCCAAAGAGAAACCTTACGCTTGCAACGTTTAATCGATGATCTCTTAACCCTTTCCCGTATTGAAAATCGACGGACTGATTTAGTTGTGAGTTCAAGCCGAGTTCAGGTAGCCTATGAGAAGATAAAACCCGTGATCTCATCTTATGCAAAGGCGAAAGAACTGGAACTCGTGGTGGAGTTACCTTCCGATTTGCCTGCTGTTGCTATGGGTCCAGATTTACTTAGCCAGGTTCTTCTGAATTTGTTAGAGAATGCAGTGAAATATACAACTACAGGTAAAATTGAGTTGTCAGCATCTCAAAAAGACTCTGTTGTTTATTTAGAGTTTAAGGATACGGGATGTGGAATTCCAGAACAGGATCTCCCTCGGATTTTTGAACGATTTTATCGGGTAGATAAAGCTCGTTCTCGAGAACAAGGGGGTACAGGTTTAGGATTAAGCATTGTTAAACATATTGTTGAGGGTTCGAACGGAAAAATTGGGATTACTTCTCGGTTGGGTTTGGGATCAGTGTTTACCTGTGAATTGCCAGTCGCTGAACAGGGGGAGTTGTATGAAAAAGAAAAGTAA